In a genomic window of Helianthus annuus cultivar XRQ/B chromosome 10, HanXRQr2.0-SUNRISE, whole genome shotgun sequence:
- the LOC110886463 gene encoding uncharacterized protein LOC110886463 — MSEEHQEAPASEEGPVPVLRWDLGLFEQIVRSFRFPPEWDARYPAQGQTAADAPPGYITLFEDFFLQGNFRLPATNFFGSILSYYKFHISQLSPPGMVRVRHFEFLCQSHGIEPTVNKFRVFYQLQRTMGFFSFASRGTAKKILLNPPKSFHDWKPKFFFIREEVLPIAMPFREWTEVIPKEDLPIPKSAQWYQRLTATPNRVFGENVLVAAKMSDQWSPSSRELPVLKIGDQETQLYQAAFPAFGGSMGVRPLRDDEEGWYDQIKGNFMFPAADAFASPPDATEGVLRDLGVDPEEKKKKPSKKKKKADVEVTSKGPGASRATTAAVKAMGKTSAGGSKGSGSAGSRNPDADKRGDNWYGLCACFSCYSRCWEEEQVALVIPVFSWYALISLLYNLTSFLLKCVCFILVEIKKKTPEKGVKFVEPSTKRPKVATEPSDSAARDAAKTDEAQRKAEEDRRKEESRIAAQKKAEELKRKEEEEKKRKEEEERKLEAERKRKAEEERKLREEADRQRKAEEARKERAADQSSVQGQSGVPKPPPAAPIVTSKGLGRYVSSGASSGGAGGYNPNVIGAKDTVGDIYYKTYTEEERGDAPHQAPWSLRQKDTFVEFGPSRDWYLNQFTPGEVNRQKAKPHEMLYRTYILAEANARSANHQIVREWRTMVRERADWEAYRERVLKRVGEFEKAKATFDEEKAKFEADRKAEEWGREGLQKKLHNVEEQLAKEKAEFKRICAQDNERAYAARQKIVGLEAKIAELTSKVEEAQVETAAKQQMEVELSEAKVQLSTKDKDLQAKDVEIAELKRRLDEQIDRCESLEIDLEAEKVKAIDAEEARAVSTAALNVAQTNYSEAQGIVDTLVSEAEWMRTRGIVLVANSILNAGELDRAVAALTDAARAVGHRGGYLECADHVERMLGQEFDTSHCSVTEQADAALASAENSYDNLSLPIMDLVVSALKKDDWCQRLKAILDPPITVESSDEEAAGDDGGGDDDGDDGEGNEDDDGEKNEDK; from the exons ATGAGCGAAGAACATCAAGAAGCTCCTGCTAGTGAGGAGGGGCCAGTCCCAGTCCTGAGATGGGACTTAGGTTTATTCGAACAGATCGTTCGAAGTTTTAGGtttccaccggagtgggatgcccggTACCCTGCTCAGGGTCAGACCGCGGCTGATGCCCCACCCGGTTACATTACTTTGTTCGAAGACTTCTTCCTTCAAGGAAACTTCCGGCTGCCGGCGACTAACTTCTTTGGTAGCATATTGTCCTACTACAAGTTTCATATCTCACAGTTAAGCCCACCTGGGATGGTGAGGGTGAGGCACTTTGAGTTCTTGTGTCAATCCCACGGCATTGAGCCGACGGTGAATAAGTTTCGTGTCTTCTATCAACTGCAAAGAAcaatggggttcttttcttttgCTAGCCGTGGTACGGCTAAGAAGATTTTGTTGAATCCTCCcaagagtttccatgactggaaacccAAGTTCTTCTTCATCCGGGAGGAAGTCTTGCCAATAGCTATGCCGTTTAGGGAATGGACCGAGGTTATACCAAAGGAGGACCTTCCTATACCGAAGTCTGCTCAGTGGTATCAGCGGCTTACCGCAACCCCTAACCGGGTATTTGGGGAGAATGTTCTGGTTGCTGCcaagatgagtgaccagtggtcacctaGTAGCAGGGAACTCCCGGTCTTGAAGATCGGGGATCAAG AGACGCAACTCTATCAGGCTGCCTTCCCAGCCTTTGGTGGCTCCATGGGCGTTCGCCCTCTGCGCGATGATGAGGAAGGCTGGTATGACCAGATAAAGGGGAACTTCATGTTTCCTGCTGCTGACGCCTTCGCCTCGCCGCCGGATGCAACTGAAG gtgtgttgcgcgatcTGGGGGTTGAcccagaggagaagaagaagaaaccttcgaagaagaaaaagaaggcgGATGTTGAAGTGACCAGCAAGGGTCCTGGCGCCAGTCGCGCAACTACTGCTGCTGTCAAAG CTATGGGAAAGACTAGCGCTGGTGGGTCAAAGGgctctgggagcgcgggttctcgtaacccgGATGCTGAC AAGCGAGGCGACAACTGGTATGGCCTCTGCGCCTGTTTCagttgttattcccgttgttgGGAAGAAGAGCAAGTTGCGCTCGTTATACCAGTTTTCTCCTGGTATGCTCTTATCTCccttctttataatttaacctcTTTTTTGCTCAAGTGCGTTTGCTTTATTCTTGtagagatcaagaagaagacccctgaaaagGGGGTTAAGTTTGTTGAACCCAGCACGAAAAGACCTAAGGTTGCCACTGAACCTTCCGATTCTGCTGCGCGTGATGCTGCGAAAACTGATGAAGCGCAGCGAAAGGCAGAAGAGGATCGGAGGAAAGAAGAGAGTAGGATTGCTGCGCAGAAGAAGGCTGAAGAGCTAAAGCgcaaagaagaggaagagaaaaagaggaaggaggaggaggagagaaAGCTGGAGGCGGAGAGGAAGAGGAAAGCGGAAGAGGAGAGAAAGCTGAGGGAGGAGGCGGATAGGCAGAGGAAGGCGGAAGAGGCGAGGAAAGAAAGAGCTGCCGATCAGTCTTCTGTTCAAGGGCAGTCTGGTGTCCCAAAACCTCCCCCTGCTGCGCCGATTGTTACTTCTAAGGGGTTAGGGCGCTATGTGTCTAGTGGTGCAAGCTCTGGAGGAGCTGGGGGCTATAACCCCAATGTGATAGGTGCGAAGGATACCGTCGGGGATATATATTATAAAACTTATACTGAAGAGGAACGTGGTGATGCTCCTCATCAAGCCCCTTGGAGCTTAAGGCAGAAGGATACGTTTGTTGAATTTGGTCCTTCTCGCGATTGGTACTTGAACCAATTCACTCCTGGCGAAGTTAACCGTCAAAAGGCGAAGCCGCATGAAATGTTGTACCGCACTTACATTCTTGCCGAGGCCAACGCTCGATCTGCTAACCATCAGATAGTTCGTGAATGGCGAACAATGGTCAGAGAGCGCGCCGACTGGGAGGCTTACCGAGAACGTGTGCTAAAACGTGTTGGTGAATTTGAGAAGGCTAAGGCCACATTTGATGAGGAGAaagccaagtttgaggctgatAGGAAAGCTGAAGAGTGGGGTCGCGAGGGCCTGCAAAAGAAACTTCATAATGTGGAagagcaactggccaaggagaaggccgagttcaaGCGCATCTGCGCCCAGGACAACGAGCGCGCCTATGCGGCTCGACAAAAAATTGTTGGTCTTGAGGCTAAGATAGCGGAGCTGACATCGAAGGTGGAGGAAGCGCAGGTTGAGACAGCCGCTAAACAACAGATGGAG GTTGAGTTGTCTGAAGCTAAGGTTCAGCTGTCCACCAAGGACAAAGATCTCCAGGCCAAGGACGTTGAGATTGCGGAGCTCAAACGTCGCTTGGATGAACAAATCGACAGATGTGAGTCCCTGGAGATCGACCTTGAGGCAGAGAAGGTCAAGGCCATCGATgctgaggaggcgcgtgctgtCAGCACTGCGGCGCTTAACGTGGCTCAGACAAATTATTCTGAGGCCCAAGGCATTGTGGACACGCTTGTTTCTGAAGCAGAATGGATGCGCACTCGGGGAATAGTGCTG GTTGCCAATTCCATCTTGAACGCCGGCGAGCTAGATCGCGCTGTTGCTGCTCTTACGGATGCGGCGCGTGCAGTTGGTCATCGAGGAGGTTACCTGGAGTGTGCTGATCACGTTGAGCGAATGCTGGGACAAGAATTCGATACAAGTCATTGCTCAGTGACGGAACAAGCTGATGCTGCGCTGGCCAGTGCTGAGA